In Janthinobacterium sp. J1-1, a single genomic region encodes these proteins:
- the cydD gene encoding thiol reductant ABC exporter subunit CydD, whose protein sequence is MNAMPPVLPRFVLPRLASLVQGGAALLWLPQAALLASAIVAMTAGAGWRAALPPAAGVLLLGLLRAAGEAWGARAMYAAARAHLSTLRAQVALVLARRSPLDRQRAQSGQAASVIAEQAEAIVPYLVRYQPTRWKVLLVPLVILAAIAPLSWLAALILLVAAPLIPLFMALVGMGAQAASRAQMVEMGGMNAFLLDRLRGLATLRALGAVDATAERLDASAQSVRRRTMAVLRIAFLSSAVLELFSALGVAMVAAYIGFSLLGTFNFGSWGGKLTLGQGMFILLLAPAFFEPLRELAAVWHDKAAGEAGLAALADLAEGGLAMPGHGAADAIETALEHAAPPAVHLQQLQFAHAGEAPLFDGLDLQVRPGEHLALLGASGAGKSTLLSLIAGLLPADGGAIRIADVVLDDATVAGLRRRMAWMGQRPHVFAASVSQNVTLGRAEADAGRVGAALHLAELAGVSQAQPGVMLGDGAQGLSGGEAVRLALARVAIHPHADLLLVDEPTAHLDSETAARVTDALLMLAKGKTMIVATHDPVLAARLSRRVLLGVQTRELQA, encoded by the coding sequence ATGAACGCCATGCCTCCTGTCTTGCCACGCTTTGTCCTTCCCCGTCTCGCCAGCCTGGTACAGGGCGGTGCCGCATTGCTGTGGTTGCCGCAGGCGGCCTTGCTGGCCTCGGCCATTGTGGCGATGACGGCGGGTGCCGGCTGGCGCGCCGCGCTGCCGCCGGCCGCCGGCGTTCTGCTGTTGGGCCTGCTGCGCGCCGCCGGCGAAGCGTGGGGCGCGCGCGCCATGTATGCGGCCGCGCGTGCGCATTTGTCCACGCTGCGCGCGCAAGTGGCGCTGGTCCTGGCGCGGCGCTCGCCGCTGGACCGCCAGCGTGCCCAGTCGGGCCAGGCCGCCAGCGTGATCGCCGAGCAGGCCGAAGCCATCGTGCCCTACCTTGTGCGCTACCAGCCCACGCGCTGGAAAGTGCTGCTGGTGCCGCTGGTGATCCTGGCCGCCATCGCGCCGCTGTCGTGGCTGGCCGCCCTGATCCTGCTGGTCGCCGCGCCGCTGATACCGCTCTTCATGGCGCTGGTGGGCATGGGCGCGCAGGCGGCCAGCCGTGCGCAGATGGTGGAAATGGGCGGCATGAACGCCTTTCTGCTGGACCGGCTGCGCGGCCTGGCCACCCTGCGCGCGCTGGGCGCCGTCGACGCCACCGCCGAACGGCTGGACGCCAGCGCGCAATCCGTGCGCCGGCGCACCATGGCCGTGCTGCGCATCGCCTTTCTGTCGTCGGCCGTGCTGGAACTGTTTTCCGCGCTGGGCGTGGCGATGGTGGCGGCATATATCGGTTTTTCGCTGCTGGGCACGTTCAACTTCGGCAGCTGGGGCGGCAAGCTCACCTTGGGCCAGGGCATGTTCATCCTGCTGCTGGCGCCGGCCTTTTTCGAGCCGCTGCGCGAACTGGCCGCCGTCTGGCACGACAAGGCGGCCGGCGAGGCGGGCCTGGCCGCTCTGGCCGACCTGGCCGAGGGCGGCCTGGCCATGCCTGGCCATGGCGCGGCAGACGCCATTGAAACCGCCCTCGAACACGCCGCGCCGCCTGCCGTGCACCTGCAGCAGCTGCAGTTTGCCCATGCCGGCGAAGCGCCGCTGTTCGACGGTCTCGACTTGCAGGTGCGTCCTGGCGAACACCTGGCCCTGCTGGGCGCCAGCGGCGCCGGCAAGTCCACCTTGTTGTCGCTGATCGCCGGCTTGCTGCCGGCCGATGGCGGCGCCATCCGGATTGCCGATGTGGTGCTGGACGATGCCACGGTTGCCGGCCTGCGCCGGCGCATGGCCTGGATGGGCCAGCGGCCGCACGTGTTTGCCGCCTCCGTCAGCCAGAACGTGACTTTGGGCCGCGCCGAGGCGGATGCCGGCCGCGTCGGCGCCGCACTGCATCTGGCCGAACTGGCCGGCGTATCCCAGGCGCAGCCTGGTGTCATGCTCGGCGATGGCGCGCAGGGCCTGTCCGGCGGCGAAGCCGTGCGCCTGGCGCTGGCCCGCGTGGCGATCCATCCGCACGCCGACCTGCTGCTGGTCGACGAGCCGACAGCCCACCTCGACAGCGAAACGGCGGCGCGCGTCACCGATGCGCTGCTGATGCTGGCCAAAGGCAAAACCATGATCGTCGCCACCCATGACCCGGTGCTGGCGGCGCGCCTGTCGCGCCGCGTGCTGCTGGGCGTGCAAACCCGGGAGCTGCAGGCATGA
- a CDS encoding ATP-binding cassette domain-containing protein: MKTTLLRHPLLRQLLLGQPRKMLLGAALSALTVVAGMALLGLSGWFITATSIAGLASSTALAFDVFAPSAGIRLLAIGRTGTRYAERLVTHDATFAALAAIRVHLFRRWSLPAAGNRLLRQPARMLFRLTADIDALEALYLRLLVPVCTAVCAALLAGLALAFLDLALGVVFAAWLLTSGGAIAWLVLRRARRHAAQRSRGVEKLRSGAIDLVAGQTDLVMAGRVAAQCQALAQIDQSLAATDIALQRLDANAGAAYGAVGSLTLAGVLLAAAALVEQQQIGVPAAALAVLLALTAMEPFAGLRRGALEAGRMLLALRRLHPRAEDQPMQSAPATGGLHLEQVSACHTGSQAAIVHGVSLVVAPGEKVALIGPSGAGKSTLLALAAREIAPLSGTVSGPRACLFTQRTELFQDSLRDNLRLADPVADDARLWHALQAAGLAQEVRALAQGLDTPLGEGGLGLSGGQSRRLALARLFLHDAPLWLLDEATEALNADTAGDVLRRLREESRGRSLLIATHLRREAQLADRLLTLRHGRIVGDVRRGTPEFDQALRGLRAD; the protein is encoded by the coding sequence ATGAAAACCACCTTGTTACGTCATCCCCTGTTGCGCCAGCTGTTGCTGGGCCAGCCGCGCAAAATGCTGCTGGGCGCCGCGCTGTCGGCCCTGACGGTGGTGGCCGGCATGGCGCTGCTGGGCCTGTCCGGCTGGTTCATCACCGCCACCTCGATCGCGGGCCTGGCCAGCAGCACCGCGCTGGCGTTCGATGTATTTGCACCCTCGGCCGGCATCCGCCTGCTGGCGATCGGCCGTACCGGCACCCGCTATGCGGAGCGGCTGGTCACGCACGACGCCACGTTTGCCGCGCTGGCCGCCATCCGCGTGCACCTGTTTCGCCGCTGGTCGCTGCCCGCCGCCGGCAACCGCTTGCTGCGCCAGCCGGCCAGAATGCTGTTTCGCCTGACGGCCGATATCGACGCGCTGGAAGCCTTGTACCTGCGCCTGCTGGTGCCGGTGTGCACGGCCGTGTGCGCGGCCCTGCTGGCCGGCCTGGCGCTGGCCTTTCTCGACCTCGCCCTGGGCGTGGTGTTTGCCGCCTGGCTATTGACCAGCGGCGGCGCCATCGCCTGGCTGGTGCTGCGCCGCGCGCGCCGCCATGCCGCCCAGCGGTCGCGCGGCGTGGAAAAATTGCGTTCGGGCGCGATCGACCTGGTGGCCGGCCAGACCGACCTGGTGATGGCCGGGCGTGTCGCCGCGCAATGCCAGGCCCTGGCGCAGATCGACCAGTCGCTGGCGGCCACCGATATCGCCCTGCAGCGCCTGGACGCCAACGCCGGCGCCGCCTATGGCGCGGTGGGCAGCCTGACCCTGGCCGGCGTGCTGCTGGCCGCGGCCGCCCTGGTCGAACAGCAACAGATCGGCGTGCCGGCCGCGGCGCTGGCGGTGCTGCTGGCCTTGACCGCGATGGAGCCGTTTGCCGGCCTGCGCCGTGGCGCGCTGGAAGCGGGGCGCATGCTGCTGGCGCTGCGCCGGCTCCATCCCCGCGCGGAAGACCAACCTATGCAATCGGCGCCGGCCACGGGTGGCTTGCACCTGGAGCAGGTCAGCGCCTGTCACACCGGCAGCCAGGCGGCCATCGTGCATGGCGTCAGCCTGGTGGTGGCGCCCGGCGAGAAAGTGGCGCTGATCGGCCCCAGCGGCGCCGGCAAGTCGACCTTGCTGGCCCTGGCCGCGCGCGAAATCGCGCCCCTGTCCGGCACCGTCAGCGGGCCGCGCGCTTGCCTGTTTACCCAAAGAACCGAGCTGTTCCAGGATAGCCTGCGCGACAACCTGCGCCTGGCCGACCCCGTCGCCGACGATGCGCGCCTGTGGCACGCCTTGCAGGCGGCGGGCCTGGCGCAGGAAGTGCGCGCGCTGGCCCAGGGCCTCGACACGCCGCTGGGCGAGGGCGGCCTGGGCCTGTCGGGCGGCCAGTCGCGCCGCCTGGCGCTGGCACGGCTGTTCCTGCACGACGCGCCTTTGTGGCTGCTCGATGAAGCCACCGAGGCGCTCAATGCCGACACGGCCGGCGACGTGCTGCGGCGTTTGCGCGAGGAAAGCAGGGGCCGCAGCCTGCTGATCGCCACCCATTTGCGGCGCGAGGCGCAACTGGCGGACCGGCTGCTGACGCTGCGCCATGGCCGCATCGTCGGCGATGTGCGGCGCGGCACCCCCGAATTTGACCAGGCACTGCGCGGTTTGCGGGCCGATTGA
- a CDS encoding cytochrome ubiquinol oxidase subunit I, with translation MDLDIVALSRLQFALTALYHFIFIPLTIGLSVILAIMETVYVMTGRTIWRDMTKFWGVLFGINFAMGVATGIVMEFQFGMNWSYYSHYVGDIFGAPLAIEGLMAFFLEATFVGIFFFGWDKLSARGHLATTWLVAIGSNFSALWILIANGWMQNPVGAAFNPQTMRMEVTDFGAVLTNPVAQAKFVHTVSAGYTVAAIFVLGVSAWYLLKGRHVQLAKRSMTVAAAFGLAASLSVAVLGDESGYLASEHQKMKLAAIEAMWETEPAPAAFTAIGFPDEAARETHYALHIPMVMGLIGTRSLNTEIPGIAQLVERGELLIRDGIKAYDALQTIRAVPPGGVVPEAATAMFESKGPSLGYALLLKRYVDDPRLATPEQIARAARDTVPPVAPLFWSFRVMVGLGMFFILLTGTFFVLSVRRTLDAHRWLLKVAVFAIPLPWVAAEAGWIVAELGRQPWVIEGVLPTAVAVSNLGVTTLLITIAGFAAIYTVLLVIEMKLMLKTIRKGPDEHAPVALSAAPATVQPA, from the coding sequence ATGGACCTCGATATTGTTGCATTATCAAGACTGCAATTCGCGCTGACAGCGCTCTACCACTTCATTTTCATTCCGCTGACGATAGGCTTGTCAGTGATCCTCGCCATCATGGAAACCGTGTACGTGATGACGGGCCGCACCATCTGGCGCGACATGACCAAATTCTGGGGCGTGCTGTTCGGCATTAACTTCGCCATGGGCGTGGCCACCGGCATCGTGATGGAATTCCAGTTCGGCATGAACTGGAGCTACTACAGCCATTATGTGGGCGACATTTTCGGCGCGCCGCTGGCGATCGAAGGCTTGATGGCCTTCTTCCTGGAAGCGACTTTTGTCGGCATCTTCTTCTTTGGCTGGGATAAATTGTCCGCGCGCGGCCATCTGGCCACCACCTGGCTGGTCGCCATCGGGTCGAATTTCTCGGCCCTGTGGATCTTGATCGCCAACGGCTGGATGCAGAATCCGGTCGGCGCGGCCTTCAACCCGCAAACCATGCGCATGGAAGTGACCGACTTTGGCGCCGTGCTGACCAATCCGGTGGCGCAGGCCAAGTTCGTGCACACGGTGTCGGCCGGCTATACGGTGGCCGCCATCTTTGTGCTGGGCGTGTCGGCCTGGTACTTGCTCAAGGGGCGCCACGTGCAGCTGGCCAAGCGCTCGATGACGGTGGCCGCCGCCTTCGGCCTGGCGGCGTCACTGTCGGTGGCGGTGCTCGGCGATGAAAGCGGCTACCTGGCGTCCGAACACCAGAAGATGAAACTGGCCGCGATCGAAGCGATGTGGGAAACCGAACCGGCGCCAGCGGCGTTTACGGCCATCGGCTTTCCCGACGAGGCCGCGCGCGAGACGCATTACGCCCTGCATATCCCGATGGTGATGGGCCTGATCGGCACACGCTCCCTGAATACCGAAATTCCCGGCATCGCCCAGCTGGTCGAGCGCGGCGAGCTGCTGATACGCGACGGCATCAAGGCCTATGACGCACTGCAAACCATCCGCGCCGTGCCGCCCGGCGGCGTGGTGCCCGAAGCAGCGACGGCCATGTTCGAATCGAAAGGCCCGTCGCTCGGTTACGCCTTGCTGCTGAAACGCTATGTCGACGATCCGCGCCTGGCGACACCCGAACAGATCGCCCGGGCCGCGCGCGACACGGTGCCGCCGGTGGCGCCCTTGTTCTGGTCGTTCCGCGTGATGGTGGGCCTGGGCATGTTTTTCATCTTGCTGACAGGAACCTTCTTCGTACTGTCGGTGCGCCGCACCCTGGACGCCCACCGCTGGCTGCTGAAAGTGGCCGTGTTCGCCATCCCGCTGCCATGGGTGGCGGCTGAAGCGGGCTGGATCGTGGCCGAGCTGGGCCGCCAGCCCTGGGTCATCGAAGGCGTGCTGCCGACCGCCGTGGCGGTGTCGAACCTGGGCGTGACGACCTTGCTGATCACCATCGCCGGCTTTGCCGCCATCTATACGGTGCTGCTGGTAATCGAAATGAAGCTGATGCTGAAAACCATCCGCAAGGGACCGGACGAGCATGCGCCCGTCGCGCTGTCTGCCGCCCCCGCCACCGTACAACCTGCCTGA
- the cydB gene encoding cytochrome d ubiquinol oxidase subunit II translates to MILHELISYETLRLIWWLLIGVLLIGFAVTDGFDLGTGILLPFAGKTDLERRIIINSIGPVWEGNQVWLILGGGAIFAAWPQLYAVSFSGFYLAMFVILVALILRPVAFKFRSKREDARWRARWDIALFIGGFVPALIFGVAMGNVLQGVPFRFSDDMHIFYEGSFFGLLNPFALLAGLVSVAMLVMHGATWLQVKTEGPVAERARAYGSVAAIATVVLYAAAGVALWAMVDGYRITSAVSVAGPSNPMFKTAEVAAGAWFANYAAHPWTWAAPVLGLASPLLALAMLRLRRAVPALLASALGIAAIILSVGASMFPLILPSSLDPRASLTVWDSSSSHMTLFIMLVATTIFIPLIVAYTSWVYKVLWGKVDGQAIEDGSGHAY, encoded by the coding sequence GTGATTTTGCATGAACTGATTTCGTATGAAACCCTGCGCCTGATCTGGTGGCTGCTGATCGGCGTGCTGCTGATCGGCTTTGCCGTCACCGACGGCTTTGACCTAGGCACCGGCATCTTGCTGCCGTTTGCCGGCAAGACCGACCTGGAACGGCGCATCATCATCAACAGCATCGGTCCCGTCTGGGAAGGCAACCAGGTGTGGCTGATCCTGGGCGGCGGCGCCATCTTTGCCGCCTGGCCGCAGCTGTATGCGGTCTCGTTCTCGGGCTTTTACCTGGCCATGTTCGTGATCCTGGTGGCGCTGATCCTGCGCCCGGTGGCCTTCAAATTCCGCAGCAAGCGCGAAGACGCCCGCTGGCGCGCGCGCTGGGATATCGCGCTGTTTATCGGCGGCTTCGTGCCGGCCCTGATCTTTGGCGTGGCGATGGGCAATGTGCTGCAGGGCGTGCCGTTCCGCTTTTCGGACGACATGCATATCTTTTACGAAGGCAGCTTCTTTGGCCTCTTGAACCCGTTTGCACTGCTGGCCGGCCTGGTGTCGGTGGCGATGCTGGTGATGCACGGCGCCACCTGGCTGCAGGTGAAAACCGAAGGTCCAGTCGCCGAACGGGCGCGCGCCTATGGCAGCGTGGCGGCGATCGCCACCGTGGTGCTGTACGCGGCTGCCGGCGTGGCGCTGTGGGCCATGGTCGATGGCTACCGCATCACCAGCGCGGTCAGCGTGGCCGGTCCGTCGAACCCGATGTTCAAGACGGCCGAAGTGGCGGCCGGCGCCTGGTTCGCCAACTATGCGGCCCATCCGTGGACCTGGGCCGCGCCCGTGCTGGGCCTGGCCTCGCCGCTGCTGGCGCTTGCCATGCTGCGCCTGCGCCGCGCCGTGCCGGCCCTGCTGGCCAGCGCGCTGGGGATTGCCGCCATCATCCTCAGCGTGGGCGCGTCGATGTTTCCATTGATCCTGCCGTCGTCGCTGGACCCGCGCGCCAGCCTGACGGTCTGGGATTCCTCGTCCAGCCACATGACCCTGTTCATCATGCTGGTGGCCACCACCATCTTTATTCCCCTGATCGTGGCCTACACCAGCTGGGTTTATAAAGTGTTGTGGGGCAAGGTCGATGGCCAGGCCATCGAAGACGGCTCCGGCCACGCTTACTAA
- the cydX gene encoding cytochrome bd-I oxidase subunit CydX, which translates to MWYFAWILGLPLAAMFAVLNAMWYEMVDGDTTPEKYR; encoded by the coding sequence ATGTGGTATTTCGCCTGGATACTGGGCCTTCCGCTGGCGGCGATGTTCGCCGTGCTCAACGCAATGTGGTATGAAATGGTCGATGGCGATACGACGCCTGAAAAATATCGCTGA
- a CDS encoding methylated-DNA--[protein]-cysteine S-methyltransferase: MHCVYKIMPSPVGELTLVARGDALAAILWQDDKPTRVRLGELREDGAHPVLLQTQQQLREYFAGTRQQFDVPLDFLGTDFQKQVWQALLTIPFGQTRSYGEIARQIGRPAAVRAVGAANGRNPVSIIAPCHRVIGATGALTGFAGGLEAKQTLLALEGIGLSSEQEAQKTGLATRRARQVDLAQGTLF; the protein is encoded by the coding sequence ATGCACTGTGTCTACAAGATTATGCCCTCACCGGTGGGCGAACTGACCCTGGTGGCGCGCGGCGATGCGCTGGCGGCCATTTTGTGGCAGGACGACAAGCCGACCCGGGTTCGCCTGGGCGAGTTGCGCGAAGACGGCGCGCATCCGGTGCTGCTGCAAACGCAGCAGCAATTGCGCGAGTATTTTGCCGGCACGCGCCAGCAGTTTGACGTGCCGCTGGATTTTTTGGGCACGGATTTCCAGAAGCAGGTATGGCAGGCGCTGCTGACGATCCCGTTCGGCCAAACGCGCAGCTATGGCGAGATCGCGCGCCAGATCGGCCGGCCGGCCGCCGTGCGCGCGGTGGGTGCGGCCAATGGCAGGAATCCCGTGTCGATTATCGCGCCCTGCCACCGGGTGATCGGCGCCACCGGCGCGCTGACGGGCTTTGCGGGTGGCCTGGAGGCCAAGCAAACCCTGCTGGCGCTGGAAGGCATCGGCCTGTCCAGCGAGCAAGAGGCGCAAAAAACCGGGCTGGCCACGCGGCGCGCCAGACAGGTCGACCTGGCGCAGGGCACCCTTTTCTGA
- a CDS encoding nucleotidyltransferase domain-containing protein gives MEAIATYETIRARAMRLVQERYPGAVAAIIGGSFATGRQTATSDIDLLLLFDHVEAAWRSTIVYEGQTVELFAHDLGTFRYFCEQIDAPGGKVPLAMMVMEGENILAASAHHAGLLALAQASHAAGPPPLDAGNLRQRRYAITNALEDLVDSRHPGEAMAVACGLYGMLADLHLRAAGQWSGGGKHLFRRLQAYDAAIAAQLDSAQRLLASDLPAGQQAYAQVTGAILAPAGGPLLEGYDLPAPAHWRSS, from the coding sequence ATGGAAGCGATTGCAACTTACGAAACAATCCGCGCGCGGGCCATGCGGCTGGTGCAGGAACGTTATCCGGGCGCCGTGGCGGCGATCATCGGTGGCTCGTTCGCCACCGGCCGGCAGACGGCCACGTCCGATATTGACTTGCTATTGCTGTTCGACCATGTGGAAGCCGCCTGGCGCAGCACCATTGTGTACGAGGGGCAGACCGTCGAATTGTTTGCCCATGACCTGGGGACGTTCCGGTATTTTTGCGAGCAGATCGACGCGCCTGGCGGCAAGGTGCCGCTGGCGATGATGGTGATGGAAGGTGAAAATATTCTGGCCGCCAGCGCGCACCATGCCGGATTGCTGGCGCTGGCGCAAGCGAGCCATGCGGCCGGGCCGCCACCGCTCGATGCAGGGAACTTGCGGCAGCGCCGCTATGCGATTACCAACGCGCTGGAAGACCTGGTCGACAGTCGCCATCCCGGCGAAGCGATGGCGGTGGCCTGCGGCCTGTACGGCATGCTGGCCGACCTGCATCTGCGCGCGGCCGGCCAGTGGAGCGGCGGCGGCAAGCATCTGTTTCGCCGCCTGCAGGCTTACGATGCAGCCATCGCCGCGCAACTCGACAGTGCCCAGAGGTTATTGGCCAGCGACTTGCCGGCCGGCCAGCAAGCCTATGCGCAGGTAACTGGCGCGATACTGGCGCCGGCCGGCGGCCCTTTGCTGGAAGGCTATGATCTTCCGGCGCCGGCGCACTGGCGCAGCAGTTAG
- a CDS encoding TonB-dependent siderophore receptor: protein MSLHARTPRPALRPLPRLLRLTLLSLAAGACLPLHAAEAEATLEADPTLPAITITGQAAQATEGTQSYTSGAARSATRMELSLRETPQSVSIITRELLDDLGAVRLDQALGLTTGIQVGQQDSERTSFYARGFSINNIQVDGMPRGSNSPLQDTVLYDRVEVVRGANGLMGGTGDPSATINMIRKRPTKTFQASAGASLGRWDNHRVEADISTPFSQDGSVRGRATAAWQERDSYFDMYHERKTVGMAVLEADLRPGTLLTAGIDFQDNTPTGATWGAVPYWNADGSLANLPRNTSLTTPWSTWANDQHTLFAALDQHLPGNWKLHLGYARTESSNNTTVAYAGAGYPNPQTGTGMRLWTGAWGEGKSTADNYDLYASGPFSLLGRRHTAIVGWNGGNTNSKSLGGEATILYPAAVPDYRTWTGNIPKPVFTPDGSYTRDVTRLAGGYVATRLSLADSLHVIAGARTSNYRTETRAWNTSGVYTGSSDFSETRNEITPYVGVVFDISPQYSAYASYTQLFTPQSNRDRNNHFLDPETGDNLEAGVKGEFFDGKLNASAAVFKVKKKNLAELDTTVPQGFVLPGGGSAYVANGEGISARGIEFDLSGQLAPGWEASGGYTFLKAEEADGKRAVPNQPRHLLRLSTAWRFEGRWQGLKVGGSATAQSATYSETWYGRPPARDYTARIPQAGYALYNLMASYTVTPKTTVQLNVSNLLDKKYYRNVGFYDSVFWGEPHNVNLSLRTTF from the coding sequence ATGTCTTTACACGCCCGTACCCCCCGCCCCGCCCTGCGCCCGCTGCCCCGGCTGCTGCGCCTTACCCTGCTGAGCCTGGCCGCCGGCGCCTGCCTGCCGCTGCACGCGGCCGAGGCCGAGGCCACGCTTGAGGCCGACCCGACCTTGCCAGCGATCACCATCACCGGCCAGGCGGCCCAAGCCACCGAAGGCACGCAGTCCTACACCAGCGGCGCAGCGCGCAGCGCCACGCGCATGGAATTGTCGCTGCGCGAAACGCCGCAGTCGGTCAGCATCATCACGCGCGAGCTGCTCGACGACTTGGGCGCCGTGCGCCTGGACCAGGCGCTGGGCTTGACCACCGGCATCCAGGTGGGCCAGCAGGACAGCGAACGCACGAGTTTTTATGCGCGCGGTTTCAGCATCAACAATATCCAGGTCGACGGCATGCCGCGCGGTTCGAATTCGCCGCTGCAAGATACGGTGCTGTATGACAGGGTGGAAGTGGTGCGCGGCGCCAACGGCCTGATGGGCGGCACGGGCGACCCGTCGGCCACCATCAACATGATACGCAAGCGCCCCACCAAAACCTTCCAGGCCAGCGCCGGCGCCAGCCTGGGCCGCTGGGACAACCACCGCGTGGAAGCCGATATTTCCACGCCGTTCAGCCAGGATGGCAGCGTGCGCGGCCGCGCCACAGCCGCCTGGCAGGAGCGCGATTCCTATTTCGATATGTACCACGAACGCAAGACGGTCGGCATGGCCGTGCTGGAAGCGGACTTGCGCCCCGGCACCCTGCTGACGGCCGGTATCGACTTCCAGGACAATACGCCGACCGGCGCCACCTGGGGCGCCGTGCCCTACTGGAATGCGGACGGCAGCCTGGCCAACCTGCCGCGCAACACCAGCCTGACCACGCCCTGGAGCACCTGGGCCAACGACCAGCACACGCTGTTCGCCGCGCTGGACCAGCATCTGCCCGGCAACTGGAAGCTGCACCTGGGCTATGCGCGCACGGAAAGCAGCAACAACACCACGGTGGCCTATGCCGGCGCCGGCTATCCGAATCCGCAAACGGGCACCGGCATGCGCCTGTGGACGGGCGCCTGGGGCGAAGGCAAGAGCACGGCCGACAATTATGACCTGTATGCCAGCGGCCCGTTCTCCTTGCTGGGCCGCAGACACACCGCCATCGTTGGCTGGAATGGCGGCAATACGAATTCGAAGTCGCTGGGCGGCGAGGCGACGATACTGTACCCGGCCGCCGTGCCCGATTACCGCACATGGACCGGCAATATCCCCAAACCGGTCTTCACGCCGGACGGCTCCTACACGCGCGACGTGACGCGCCTGGCCGGCGGCTACGTGGCCACGCGCCTGAGCCTGGCCGATTCCCTGCACGTGATCGCCGGCGCGCGCACCAGCAACTACCGTACCGAAACGCGGGCCTGGAACACCAGCGGCGTCTACACCGGCAGCAGCGATTTTTCCGAAACGCGCAATGAAATCACGCCATATGTGGGGGTGGTGTTCGACATCAGCCCGCAATACTCGGCCTATGCCAGCTACACCCAGCTGTTCACGCCGCAATCGAACCGCGACCGCAACAACCATTTCCTCGATCCGGAAACGGGCGACAACCTCGAAGCGGGCGTGAAAGGCGAATTTTTCGACGGCAAGCTGAACGCGTCGGCGGCCGTGTTCAAAGTGAAAAAGAAGAACCTGGCCGAACTCGACACCACCGTGCCGCAAGGTTTTGTGCTGCCGGGCGGCGGTTCGGCCTACGTGGCCAATGGCGAGGGCATCAGCGCCAGGGGCATCGAATTCGATCTCTCGGGCCAGCTGGCGCCGGGCTGGGAAGCGAGCGGCGGCTATACCTTCCTGAAGGCCGAGGAAGCCGACGGCAAGCGCGCCGTGCCGAACCAGCCGCGCCATTTGCTGCGCTTGTCGACGGCCTGGCGCTTCGAAGGACGCTGGCAAGGCCTGAAAGTGGGCGGCAGCGCCACCGCGCAAAGCGCCACCTACAGCGAAACCTGGTACGGCCGGCCACCGGCACGCGACTATACGGCGCGCATTCCGCAAGCGGGCTATGCGCTGTACAACCTGATGGCCAGCTATACGGTGACGCCCAAGACGACGGTGCAGCTGAACGTCAGCAACCTGCTCGATAAAAAGTACTACCGCAACGTGGGCTTTTATGACAGCGTGTTCTGGGGCGAACCGCACAATGTCAACCTGAGCTTGCGCACCACGTTCTAA
- a CDS encoding hemerythrin family protein: MLTSQWKQDMALGVPAIDEAHEALFDELARLAQLADPQFSVGFRELIAAVERDFREEEDLMEAIGFPSLANHREQHARVLSGLHHAWAAVDEGDVEQGRHALTLLPQWLLFHQATMDLALAAALELVQRQPN; encoded by the coding sequence ATGTTGACATCTCAATGGAAACAGGACATGGCGCTGGGCGTTCCCGCCATCGACGAGGCGCACGAAGCGCTGTTTGACGAACTGGCGCGGCTGGCGCAGTTGGCCGACCCGCAATTCAGCGTGGGCTTTCGCGAGCTGATCGCGGCCGTGGAACGCGACTTCCGCGAGGAAGAAGACCTGATGGAGGCAATCGGCTTTCCATCGCTGGCCAACCACCGCGAGCAGCATGCGCGCGTGCTCAGCGGCCTGCACCACGCCTGGGCCGCCGTCGACGAGGGCGACGTGGAACAGGGCCGCCATGCGCTGACCCTGCTGCCGCAATGGCTGCTGTTTCACCAGGCCACGATGGACCTGGCGCTGGCCGCGGCGCTGGAATTAGTGCAGCGCCAGCCTAACTGA